In Brassica napus cultivar Da-Ae chromosome A3, Da-Ae, whole genome shotgun sequence, the sequence GATAAAATAACGGAATTAGAACGAGAAATTGGAGAAAAAAGAGACGATCTTTGCTTCCCCCTCTCGAGAGAAATGATCCTTAAGCGAAGGGCACAGAGCTACGATCGATTTCACCGGGACTCGAATGGGATGGCGTCGACATCGCCGAACACTCGTTTTAAAGACGAAACGACGCGTTTTAGAAAAACTAAACTTATAAGGCCCATTAAGAACACAATTCCGGCCAATATAGCCCATTATGATCTCCACTATAAAGTCCCGTTACATTCTTCTTCCTTATTAGACTTTGAACGTTTCAGCTACTTTCTTACGAGTGGTAATTCACTGTGATAATTAACACATCAATCATACAGATAAATGCTTGATTATTCGCTATTCACACCAATAAACCAAATTATAACAAGGCATAAGCAGGGTCCCACAAAGACATAAGTTGTGAGACAAGGCAGATGGGGTTGTGTTGTGTAATGTTGAGTCACCATGACTCCTTCCAGTCTACTCTATCGAGACCGTCCACTATCGCCTTACGAAACTCATCATTGTGGAGAATAAAAGAGGACACGTGTCCACCTCTAACCCATCTCACTTCTGAACCAGGCCACGCCTTTTGAAGCTCCAACACAGAGTGCTTCGGTATGTATCCATCATCCTATACACAATCACacaaaatcatcatcatcagaaatGTGTCGTGAGTTATGGATTGATTTGTCTACTTACAGTTGCAGCAACAAAGATGACAGCTTCGGGGTTTTTGGGGACAGGGAAGCGAGTGACATCTGTGAGGGAGAGAACACTTCTCATCCTCTCTCTGACTTCATCAAGTGTCATTGTAATCTTCTGCGCTGCAAGCTCTTCCCTTAGTGCCTCCCAAGCGGTTCCATACTTTAGTATTCCTTCGCAGAAGGCAACGACTGCAGAGTGCGGAGATAGGAACGGAAGTGTTGCAACTGGTGTTGGATGAAGTGATCCCACCATCGATGCATGCACTCCTCCTTTAACATGTTCACAACACTTTTCAGATTTCAGTTCAACCAAGCAAAAAATGTCAATCAATACATAATGATGCAATAAATGTTCTAAAATTCCATTTGATAGTcgaaatgattttcttaaaatctgatttatgtgatttaaattagtttaaacCATTCTAAATCGGTTAAAATTGGTCTTAATTTGTTTAATCAAACAACAATGCTAATGCAAATCCAtaaatttgtctaatttttgtaattcatcaataattttataattagacacaaaaactaaaatatctaatataaatgtaaatatatcaatatttgTTAATGCCTAAACGCCTAGACTCCAAAATAATCCACCTATTGGTTAGTCAGTCCTCTATAAAACATCTAATTACCACATATCGATTACTCGAACATTGGATGCTATCACATAGATCCCTCATGGATGCATATAACAATAGTTCATCCAACTTAACGCAATGCAAAAGCTCACAAGTTAGTTAATAACTTACCCATACTCAGCCCACAAACACCCATCTTTCCAAAGCCTTCCTCCACATCTAGCCAGTGAATAAGACTGCGAGACTCTTCAATCGTTGCCCTCCCTAGTAAAAGCAGATCACTAACACAGAGGAGCCTCGCTCCACGTTGTAGAAACGGACGCCTTCGTCCATAGAAAGGGCTGCAGTGGCATTATCTAATGTTTGATCAAAAGAAATGGCAAAAGCTTCAAAGGCGGTCATAACTAAAAGCTGAAAAaaagagtctctctctctactctaaTTTACCTTTCCAGCACCATTGTCGCAATGTTTTGCTTCACCAAAGGTCCACCCAGACGCAATCTCCTGTCATATGTATGATCACCCGTGCCTAAAAACAATGCCAAAACATTATCAGCAATACCATAGATCAAGATCACATAAGCAACTAGACAAGGCATTCCAGCATAGAGCATAGCAACTAGTtctatcaaaagaaaaaaaaaaactagttctATAACTATGGACTCTGTTTCTTTCCATGTGCATAAAGGATCCAACTTTAACACGAGAATCTGTAAAAGGACCTACCTGCGAGATGAACAACACATGACATCTTCTGGGGAGGAACGTCTTTAGGAACAAGCCAAGCGACTCTGGCCGTGCGAGACTCAGGAGGCAGAGCAGCGGTAAGCTCGTCGTCGCAGGGAGTTTGGAAAACGCCTTCTCTGAGACGAGCGGTCTTCGTCTCCCAGACGGTTCTCCACACAGGACGGACCAACGGTGGTGGTGGACAGTTATGGCCTTCGAGATACATGTGGAAGAGCTGTTTAGCCATCCGCTCGAGGAGCTCGAGGTTGGGACCACCCCATCCTCGCGAGAAGAAGGGTGGCGTTATCCTCGTCCGGTGCATAAAGGCTCCGTATATGTGGTCGATTACGTAATGGAGCGTGCCCAATCTGGTTGTCATTGTTGGTGATTGATCTTTTCGAATGTGATTTTGGATTCGGATGCTTTTATCATCGGAGAGTTGACTTGGGAGTCAAGATTACGGAATTGGATGAAAGCGTTAATGTTCGGAGATggacggagaagaagaagattaggTAAGAGAAGCGTGAAGAGACAaaccggagagagagagaggcgatgGAAATAGAAAGACCGGACAAGAGAGCGAGAGAGTTTGGTTGGTGGGCTTCTGTTATGCCACGCTGTCATTATATGGGCCCCGTTGTGTGGGTTTGGTCTTTTTTTTGAGAGAATCTTTTATCCATCCAAAAAGGTTGACTTTTGGCATtagcataaattttttttttttgaagcataatttgaaaaaaataataataataattgaaagCCCAAATTATATGAAACTAGTTGGGATCTGTTGGGACCTCTGTTTTTATTGGCTGTcttgtgttcttttttttaaatgcaatgCAGCTAAAAATTGTTCGAAAAAATGCATGTTCTTAGTTTTTATAAGTTAAGAGtcggttttagttttttttagttaaaaattaagagaagtTTTCTTATATTCTGCTAAAAGCTTCATCCTAAGAACCCCCGTTAATTATGCTCTAATAAAagttgttgaataaaaatggtCTGGTCTTGCTCCTTTTTTAATTCCAATGAAATTGTAGGagttgaaataatattttaaagtaatCTTAAGTTGATTATCTAACTTTTTCACAATAgtattttccttttatttgtTAAAGAACCTTTGCACCATTATTATTACTTCAAGTTGTCAATTTTCCTTGTGAATaaccacaaaaataaaaacacatgtGCAACAACACTACAAAGGAGAGTATATATACTGGTGCCTTGGACACAAGAAGGAAGTATGGTTGCACTTGcacaaacaaacataaaattacaCAAGAAAGTGTACAATGGTCCACTTAAAACATTTTGGAAACGTCAAACGAACATTATTCACCTACTTTCAACTTCTCTATAAATTAAACACAATCACAAACTCAAAATGATGGGTTTCTAGATAATAGTGGTATATGCAAAAAGTGAAGGCTCTTGTTTCACACTCATACTCTTCTTTATCTACTAAACATTGGCTTATTGTTTCGTTTCAGTAACGAATGTCCTAATAAAATTTATACggaggaacaaaaaaaaacaacgaaAAAAAGATCGCTAGTAGAGTTACGTTTTGCCGCAACATCCACCTCTCTTGTCACTCTCCTGCTCACTCGGAATAATAATCCTAGTCCCTTTTAACAAGTTTGAATTCCCATCAGCATCATCATCAGCCGTTAATGATTTCTTGCTGATTATACGATAAATCTCTGTTAAGATAGTCAAAAACGCAGTTTCAACATTAGTAGCTTCGAGAGCAGATGTTTCCATGAAGAACAAGTTTTCTCTTTCTGCAAACTCTTGTGCGTCTTCTGTTGGCACTGCTCTTAGGCTTCCAAGATCACATTTGTTTCCTATTAGCATAATCACTATGTTTTTGTCCGCATGTCCTCTTAATTCTTCAAGCCATTTAGCCATGTGATCAAATGATTGACGTTTGGTCATGTCGTAGACCAGCATTGCCCCAACAGCTCCACGGTAGTATGCGCTTGTCACCGCCCGGTATCTGAAATAAGAGGAACAGTAACAGTTTCATAAACAAAGTTATGGTCAATCTATATAGCACACGAGATATCTGTGAAACCTCACATAGCCATGTTGCATTGGACATGACATATAAGAGTAGAATCATCAAACTAGCTCATGATTGTCCATAAAAGTTCAGACTTAAAAAGTAAGTGGGAAACTTATTTTCTTTCTCCTGAATAGTATTATAGTAATGACCAAGAAGCCTAAAATCAATGAGCATACTCGTGTGCATAAAGTAAGAAAAGCAGTCAACGAGGAGTTGATGATCTATTGGTTAAAACTTTTAGATCACTTAGTTGGGTCTAAAAGGTCATATGTTCGATTTTCGTCGGGAATAGTCTGATCTAAAGAGAGTTAGTTCAACATGGTTTAGACCTCGAGCCTTCAGGCCAAAAAACTCCAAGTCATTCCAAAACAAAAAACGATGTGGTACGTAGGTGTATGGTTAAGTAAAGTTCGTATGAATAATCCCATTCGATGATATCTTACAAAATAATCCAGAAGATTCTAACCTAATTTTCCATATATCGACTAATACTGGATCATATACCTGTTGCCTGATTGTTTAAGACATAGTTTCCGACAAGAAACACAAACTATTTGTGTATTTACAGATAAAGGATAAATGTCACTACcacatattataatattatacatgCATGGCAGTGTCACTCTCTCAAATGAATGATTTGAGATCATAAAGCAAAAGGAATTAAGTGGAAGTTAGCAAACCTTTCTTGACCAGCCGTATCCCAAATC encodes:
- the LOC106353076 gene encoding protein ABHD18-like, with product MTTRLGTLHYVIDHIYGAFMHRTRITPPFFSRGWGGPNLELLERMAKQLFHMYLEGHNCPPPPLVRPVWRTVWETKTARLREGVFQTPCDDELTAALPPESRTARVAWLVPKDVPPQKMSCVVHLAGTGDHTYDRRLRLGGPLVKQNIATMVLESPFYGRRRPFLQRGARLLCVSDLLLLGRATIEESRSLIHWLDVEEGFGKMGVCGLSMGGVHASMVGSLHPTPVATLPFLSPHSAVVAFCEGILKYGTAWEALREELAAQKITMTLDEVRERMRSVLSLTDVTRFPVPKNPEAVIFVAATDDGYIPKHSVLELQKAWPGSEVRWVRGGHVSSFILHNDEFRKAIVDGLDRVDWKESW
- the LOC106353078 gene encoding ras-related protein RABA4d-like — translated: MSNLYGDYNQKIDYVFKVVLIGDSAVGKTQLLARFARNEFSVDSKATIGVEFQTKTLVIDNKTVKAQIWDTAGQERYRAVTSAYYRGAVGAMLVYDMTKRQSFDHMAKWLEELRGHADKNIVIMLIGNKCDLGSLRAVPTEDAQEFAERENLFFMETSALEATNVETAFLTILTEIYRIISKKSLTADDDADGNSNLLKGTRIIIPSEQESDKRGGCCGKT